From the genome of Streptomyces spinoverrucosus:
GATGTGCACGACCTCGCGGGGCTGCGGGACATCGGGGACCGGCTCGCGGCCCACCGGCCGGAGCTGTCCGTCGACGACGCGTGAAGGAGGGCTGAAGGGCACCTGAGGGCGGGCCCCCTGAGGGGACGCCCGCAGCCTTCAGCTCACCGCCGCGAAGTTCTCGTACACCTCGTCGTCGTCGAGGGGCACCAGGCCGGCGCCCCGCTCGTACTCCGTCCGCGCGGTCTCCAGCAGCCGGCGCCAGGAGGTGACGGTCGGGCGCCTGCGCAGCAGTGCGCGGCGCTCCCGCTCGGTCATTCCTCCCCACACGCCGAACTCGACGCGGTTGTCCAGCGCATCGGCCAGGCATTCCGTGCGTACCGGACATCCGGTGCACACCGCCTTGGCCCTGTTCTGCGCTGCTCCCTGAACGAACAGTTCATCCGGATCGGTAGTGCGGCAGGCCGCCTGCGCACTCCAGTCGGTTACCCAGCCCATACCGGCGCCGTCCTCTCCCGAATCGAGGCTCCCCCACGGCGGCAGCGGCATATTCACCGCCGCCAGTTGAGGACGTTACGGAAGGTGGGCACAGTGCAACACCCCCAGCGGGCCCAATCTTGAATGGCCCGAACGGACTATGCGTAAGCGGCAGATCACCCGGGGGAGTGAGCCCGCGACATGCGCGACATTCCCGGCGATGCGGGACGTTTCAGTTGCGCCACAACGGACGCCCGGTGACACACAAGGCGGATTCGGACACGTACCCAACACGCCTCGGCAAAAAAGGCCGAGGGGATCCGGAACGATTCGGGGTCGCCGGACGTATTGATACGTGGCCCTACTGCTGTGACAGTTGAGAGCAGCTTAGGCCAAGGCATATACGCGTGTCCGGCGAATGAGAACGTAGGCTGCCCTCATGCCAAAGAAGCGCTCGGGCGGTGGTCTGTCGCCAACGCAGCAGGCCGCCAAGTTCCTCGGTGTCAGTGTGCTCGCGGGAGCCGTCATGGCCGGCATCGCGCTGCCCGCCGCCGGCGCGCTGGGCCTCGCGGCGAAGGGCTCGGTGGAGAGCTTCGACGAGCTCCCCGCCAACATGAAGACCCCGCCACTCAGTCAGCGGACCACCATCCTCGACTCCCGCGGCGACCACATCGCGACGGTCTACTCCCGCGACCGCACGGTGGTCGACCTCAAGGACATCTCGCCGTACATGCAGAAGGCGATCGTCGCGATCGAGGACTCGCGCTTCTACCAGCACGGCGCGGTCGACCTCAAGGGTGTCCTGCGCGCCCTGAACCGCAACGCGCAGAGCGGCGGCGTCGCCGAGGGCGCGTCCACGCTCACCCAGCAGTACGTGAAGAACGTCTTCGTGGAGGAAGCCGGCGACGACCCGACGAAGGTCGCGCAGGCCACCCAGCAGACCCTCGGCCGCAAGATCCGCGAACTGAAGTACGCGATCCAGGTCGAGGAGGAGCTCGGCAAGAAGAAGATCCTCGAGAACTACCTGAACATCACCTTCTTCGGCCAGCAGGCGTACGGCGTCGAGGCCGCCTCCCAGCGCTACTTCTCCAAGTCGGCCAAGGACCTCAGCCTCCCGGAGGCGGCGCTCCTCGCGGGCATCGTCCAGTCGCCCAGCCGCTACGACCCGGTCAACGACGAGGCGGAGGCCACCAAGCGGCGCAACACCGTCCTGCAGCGCATGGCCGACGTCGGTGACATCTCCCAGGCGGACGCCGACAAGGCCATGCGGGAGCCGCTGGAGCTGAAGGTCAGCCGGCCGCAGAACGGATGCATCACCGCCGTCAAGGGCGCCAGTTTCTTCTGCAAGTACGTCGAGAAGGTCTTCCTCAACGACCCGGTCTTCGGCGAGACCAAGGAGGAGCGGGCGAAGATCTGGAACCAGGGCGGCCTGACCATCCAGACCACCCTCGACCCGCAGGCCCAGGAGTCGGTCCAGGACTCGCTCAAGGATCACGTCTACAAGGACGACCAGGTCGCCGCGGCGACCACCCTGGTCGAGCCCGGCACCGGCAAGATCCTCGGCATGGGCCAGTCGAAACCGTACGGCTACGGCAAGAACGAGACCGAGTACAACTACTCGGTCGACTCCGCCTGGGGCGGCTCCAACTACGGCTTCCCGACGGGTTCGACGTTCAAGCCGTTCGTCGCGGCGGCCGCGCTGGAGGAGGGGCGGCCGGCCACGCAGGAGTACTCGTCGCCGTACGAGATGGACTACCCGAGCCCGGTCCAGACGTGCTCCGGCAAGCCGTGGGTGAACGGCGGCCCGAAGAAGGCGACCGTCGAGAACGAGGACGAGTCGGAGGTCGGGCCGTACCGGCTGGAGGAGGCGATGGCGAAGTCGGTCAACACCTACTTCGTCCAGATGATCTCGGACATCGGCCTCTGCCCGGTCATGAAGATGACCGACAAGCTGCACG
Proteins encoded in this window:
- the wblA gene encoding transcriptional regulator WblA, with amino-acid sequence MGWVTDWSAQAACRTTDPDELFVQGAAQNRAKAVCTGCPVRTECLADALDNRVEFGVWGGMTERERRALLRRRPTVTSWRRLLETARTEYERGAGLVPLDDDEVYENFAAVS
- a CDS encoding transglycosylase domain-containing protein → MPKKRSGGGLSPTQQAAKFLGVSVLAGAVMAGIALPAAGALGLAAKGSVESFDELPANMKTPPLSQRTTILDSRGDHIATVYSRDRTVVDLKDISPYMQKAIVAIEDSRFYQHGAVDLKGVLRALNRNAQSGGVAEGASTLTQQYVKNVFVEEAGDDPTKVAQATQQTLGRKIRELKYAIQVEEELGKKKILENYLNITFFGQQAYGVEAASQRYFSKSAKDLSLPEAALLAGIVQSPSRYDPVNDEAEATKRRNTVLQRMADVGDISQADADKAMREPLELKVSRPQNGCITAVKGASFFCKYVEKVFLNDPVFGETKEERAKIWNQGGLTIQTTLDPQAQESVQDSLKDHVYKDDQVAAATTLVEPGTGKILGMGQSKPYGYGKNETEYNYSVDSAWGGSNYGFPTGSTFKPFVAAAALEEGRPATQEYSSPYEMDYPSPVQTCSGKPWVNGGPKKATVENEDESEVGPYRLEEAMAKSVNTYFVQMISDIGLCPVMKMTDKLHVVQGNGDKLPEVPAISLGSKGISPLTMATAYAAFASRGMYCTPIAIESIKQKIGNEEKSLQVPKSTCSRAMSERTADTINTLLRGVVDSGTGQEAGLSDRDSAGKTGTTDERKNAWFVGYTPNLAGAVWVGSATQQVQMENITIGGVPHDKVYGGRVPGPIWRDAMTGALAGKEAGSFNIVDIPDADDRDRRDGDRGDGGDNDNGNGDNDGGLIEGLTNGGTDGGTFPEPSFSIPEGWIRGGDNGGNNGNGNGGNWP